The Lacerta agilis isolate rLacAgi1 chromosome 5, rLacAgi1.pri, whole genome shotgun sequence genome has a segment encoding these proteins:
- the GPR148 gene encoding probable G-protein coupled receptor 148 codes for MNFSLCVPARILNATFSRYREVASNASFTLDKTSFQNLQELIIYPPYSKTMMFLIPPILCLTAAVLINPFILFVILSRVNIRQETRYLLLGNALLCDLLYLILYAMSAVFNVMQLHLPKNPCVLLLFLLAMTYCGGLLTAAAMVLDTYLAILWPLHYISILPSSRAKKLILFLWILSGIFPGIVFLILKFTQKPTVCPVENCSVPIILVMTLHGDGAVKSCYVVSVSALFLCLSLILCCYMILYFKTKQSGIWKSMFSRASVTFLMHHILLFFHFSPLLAIVVDSLLYVNAVIGTQTGILVSLIICNVLIILPKALLPYLCGLRYREIASSLKFFFRRKRMTAVSPVSTT; via the coding sequence ATGAACTTCTCACTATGTGTGCCAGCCAGGATTTTGAATGCAACCTTCTCCCGCTATAGAGAAGTGGCCTCAAACGCCTCCTTCACTCTGGATAAAACTTCGTTTCAAAACTTGCAAGAATTGATCATCTATCCTCCATACTCCAAGACAATGATGTTCCTGATCCCGCCAATATTGTGCCTTACAGCAGCTGTCCTGATCAACCCTTTCATTTTGTTTGTGATTCTTTCCCGTGTCAACATCCGTCAGGAGACAAGATACCTGCTGTTGGGAAATGCTTTGCTCTGTGATTTGTTATATCTGATACTCTATGCTATGTCTGCAGTTTTCAATGTAATGCAACTCCACCTTCCCAAGAACCCTTGTGTGCTCCTGTTGTTTCTGCTGGCCATGACTTACTGCGGAGGGTTGCTAACAGCTGCTGCCATGGTGCTGGATACATACTTGGCCATTTTGTGGCCTTTGCATTACATCTCCATTTTGCCATCATCACGAGCAAAGAAGCTGATACTGTTCCTATGGATCTTGTCTGGGATTTTCCCTGGGATTGTCTTCTTAATACTCAAGTTTACCCAGAAACCCACTGTATGTCCAGTGGAAAACTGCTCTGTCCCCATAATACTGGTGATGACTCTACATGGAGATGGGGCCGTGAAATCCTGCTATGTAGTCTCAGTTTCTGCCCTTTTTCTCTGTCTGTCCCTCATACTTTGTTGTTATATGATCCTGTATTTCAAAACAAAGCAGTCAGGCATATGGAAAAGCATGTTCTCTAGAGCCAGTGTGACGTTCCTGATGCATCACATTCTCTTGttctttcatttctctcccctcttGGCTATTGTGGTGGACTCCTTGCTTTATGTCAATGCCGTCATTGGGACACAGACAGGGATATTGGTCTCTTTGATAATATGCAATGTGCTGATAATCTTGCCCAAAGCTCTGTTGCCTTATCTGTGTGGGCTTCGATACAGGGAGATAGCCTCATCCCTCAAGTTCTTCTTCAGACGGAAGCGCATGACTGCCGTGTCTCCAGTCTCAACCACTTGA